Proteins from a single region of Aureibacter tunicatorum:
- a CDS encoding alkaline phosphatase D family protein, whose product MAKKITYPVALHDIAIMGKPSAWTRSWVIKPLSSGYYSLLVFPEGLVSMDTVFRNDFEAAAGEQAPYRYEFTVPEVYRGFKSWKWMAIKWNDSLDEGMLESGELKKPALSELLLNQRGSISGNFELQLDNSKPKVVAWSCNQPFADGENGEAILNTHTEEIFEWYRKHVQAYHPDNIWALGDTAYSDGCSSTNFIEAYYDNTPSLGSERGKLELARAYRRMYRAHWSFAPLQETMRNYPHICVWDDHEIRDGWGSEANDFEKGNRAILEQAQKVANEYILNNGPRVRKPSNKTGTDSEPDAHQAYIDGQMAVFVFDGRSSRKYEDPTGKVISEEQLGDFESFCEEASRNKRVKFLIMGCAVPFINLKDFIEKAASKSPKPVTDLAAGIRDDVRDSWLSPGNVEQFKRLLNVLRKFHRQSPSVQIVNVSGDIHVANLFAFQPMGFSRALYQVTTSALTNREHPSEMLNELVQVGTETFSEELGLVTRIWPTISDPNFLTIEPEGENLKLVLKVFDTELEEGAPREMESLKDQTYFVGMHRHAFSHLV is encoded by the coding sequence TCCATGGATACTGTCTTCAGAAATGATTTTGAGGCGGCAGCCGGAGAGCAAGCTCCATACAGATATGAATTTACCGTACCTGAAGTGTATAGGGGATTCAAGTCTTGGAAATGGATGGCGATAAAGTGGAATGACTCGCTGGATGAAGGTATGCTTGAAAGCGGCGAGCTTAAAAAGCCGGCGTTGTCGGAATTGTTGCTGAATCAGAGAGGGAGTATTTCCGGGAATTTTGAGCTTCAGCTTGATAACTCCAAGCCGAAGGTAGTCGCTTGGTCATGCAATCAGCCATTTGCTGACGGAGAGAATGGAGAAGCGATATTGAATACGCATACGGAAGAAATTTTCGAATGGTATCGAAAACATGTGCAGGCTTATCATCCGGATAATATATGGGCTTTGGGCGACACAGCGTATTCTGACGGTTGTTCATCGACTAATTTTATTGAGGCTTATTATGACAATACGCCTTCTCTTGGTTCTGAAAGAGGTAAATTGGAATTAGCGAGAGCTTACCGAAGAATGTATAGAGCGCATTGGAGCTTTGCTCCCTTGCAGGAAACGATGAGAAATTACCCTCACATTTGCGTGTGGGATGACCACGAGATTCGGGATGGTTGGGGTAGTGAAGCCAATGATTTTGAAAAAGGCAATCGAGCGATATTGGAGCAGGCGCAGAAAGTGGCCAATGAGTACATTCTTAACAATGGACCAAGGGTAAGAAAACCTTCCAATAAAACGGGAACTGACTCAGAGCCGGATGCGCACCAAGCTTATATAGATGGCCAAATGGCGGTATTCGTATTTGATGGCAGAAGCAGTCGAAAATATGAAGATCCGACCGGCAAGGTGATTTCCGAGGAGCAGCTTGGCGATTTCGAAAGCTTTTGCGAAGAAGCGTCAAGAAACAAAAGAGTCAAGTTTTTGATCATGGGTTGCGCTGTTCCGTTCATTAATCTTAAGGACTTTATTGAAAAAGCGGCTTCAAAATCTCCCAAGCCTGTTACTGATCTTGCCGCAGGTATCAGGGATGATGTTAGGGACAGTTGGTTGTCGCCCGGCAATGTCGAGCAATTCAAACGATTGCTGAATGTGTTGAGAAAGTTTCATAGGCAAAGTCCAAGCGTTCAGATCGTCAATGTGTCCGGAGATATACATGTGGCTAACTTATTCGCTTTTCAGCCAATGGGGTTTTCAAGAGCGCTCTACCAAGTGACGACTTCAGCGCTTACCAACAGAGAGCATCCAAGCGAGATGCTCAACGAGTTGGTGCAGGTGGGAACAGAGACTTTTTCTGAAGAGCTGGGCTTGGTAACGAGAATATGGCCGACAATCAGCGATCCGAATTTCTTGACCATCGAGCCTGAAGGAGAGAATCTGAAATTGGTGTTGAAAGTATTTGATACCGAACTGGAGGAAGGAGCTCCTCGAGAAATGGAAAGCTTGAAGGATCAAACTTATTTTGTAGGCATGCACAGGCATGCATTCAGCCATTTGGTTTGA